A stretch of the Arthrobacter stackebrandtii genome encodes the following:
- a CDS encoding ATP-binding protein produces the protein MSAQTQAGLFSLDDLTVDDAGTRPGFRLHRLELLNWGTFNKDVRTFRLDGENSLLTGDIGSGKSTVVDAITTLLLPANKIEYNKAAGAQKKERSLMSYVRGFHKSARSGIGDSSRPVALRGPGTYSVVLGVFHNATLGKTVTLALTLWATQEAGQPTRFYSIAEGEQSIKGDFADFGADIAKLKRRLRAAGTTTFDTFEKYGAAFKRHFGISSAQAMDLFHRTVSMKQVENITHFVRTNMLEEDDVDTRIKNLLHHFDDLKKAHDAVLRAKDQIRMLEPVRDHAARHASLTVEYDNSHRQREQLSPWFTARKLELSETHQLELERAGTKVAGQQAELTAELGRLHRELEELRDDIRSSGGGRIAAIEAELARMSIELGAQRERWTTYSEAATVLGLFEPADQVVFDANAAQLPHVEQRLVDSNAELQEQRTALDRQRSESAEQALEFKDELKSLLSRQNLLPSWLIALRQRLCAGTGIAESELPFAGELLKVRDSEAAWEGAAERTLHGFALSLLVTGQHYGPVSDWVDANNLRARLVYLRVGDKPSPRPAAAGTLASKISIKPGTPLREFLLDELGRRFDHQCCDTMAEFRRHPKALTINGQLKSGGGRHEKDDRKALSDRSTYVLGWDNHDKIARLRSSMEQAEGQAKAAVDGLSRIDTQLGSLGRQQRLIGTVTAVGSFAELNWQATSRTMEGLKEEKATLESSSDVLRELTRREALAADKVEAANGRLRKLMERIGANAADIKSINEQIADCRESLAEFPLTPDAGLLAELEKLTGAVLETGGLTYKNTAKAESRVRDRLTAAIDALNKQVIRSSEATIKFMADFRNKYPAETTDLDASLEAAGEFNRILAQLVENDLPRFAERFKESLTQNTIHEIVAFNAFLDARRQDIISRIDEINESLARIEYNPGRHIQLEPQATTDPEVREFGTDLRACSEGSIGAQEQYSEQKFLQVEALVERFRGREGRTNLDDRWTAKVTDVRNWFTFSASEKWTETGEEHEHFTDSGGKSGGQKEKLAYTILAAALAFQFGIAAGPGNQRSFRFVVIDEAFGRGSDESARYGLELFKRLKLQLLIVTPLQKIHVIEPFVANVGFVANESGADSQLRNMTIQEYRDEREKRGR, from the coding sequence ATGAGCGCCCAAACGCAGGCGGGCCTGTTCAGCCTTGACGACCTGACCGTTGACGACGCCGGCACGCGCCCGGGCTTCCGGCTTCACCGCCTGGAGCTGCTGAACTGGGGCACGTTCAACAAGGATGTGCGCACGTTCCGGCTGGACGGCGAGAACAGCCTGCTGACAGGCGACATCGGCTCCGGAAAATCGACCGTGGTGGACGCCATCACCACGCTGCTGCTGCCGGCGAACAAGATCGAGTACAACAAGGCGGCGGGTGCGCAGAAGAAGGAACGCTCCCTGATGTCGTACGTGCGCGGCTTCCACAAGAGCGCCCGCAGCGGCATCGGTGATTCCTCCCGGCCCGTGGCACTGCGCGGCCCCGGCACGTACTCGGTGGTGCTGGGCGTGTTCCACAACGCCACCCTGGGCAAGACCGTCACGCTGGCCCTGACACTGTGGGCCACGCAGGAGGCCGGGCAGCCCACCCGCTTCTACTCGATCGCGGAGGGTGAGCAGTCGATCAAGGGTGACTTTGCCGACTTTGGCGCCGACATTGCCAAGCTGAAGCGGCGGCTGCGGGCCGCCGGGACCACCACCTTCGACACCTTTGAGAAGTACGGTGCCGCGTTCAAGCGCCACTTTGGCATCAGCTCCGCCCAGGCCATGGACCTGTTCCACCGCACCGTGTCCATGAAGCAGGTGGAAAACATCACCCACTTTGTGCGCACCAACATGCTGGAGGAGGACGACGTTGACACCCGCATCAAGAACCTGCTCCACCACTTCGACGACCTGAAGAAGGCGCACGATGCAGTGCTGCGGGCCAAGGACCAGATCCGCATGCTGGAGCCGGTGCGCGACCATGCTGCCCGGCACGCGTCATTGACGGTGGAGTACGACAACTCCCACCGGCAGCGCGAGCAGCTCTCGCCGTGGTTCACTGCCCGGAAGCTGGAGCTCAGCGAAACACACCAGCTTGAGCTGGAACGGGCCGGGACCAAGGTGGCCGGGCAGCAGGCCGAGCTCACCGCCGAGCTGGGCCGGCTTCACCGCGAACTGGAGGAACTGCGCGACGACATCCGCAGCAGCGGCGGCGGCCGGATCGCCGCGATCGAGGCGGAGCTGGCGCGCATGTCCATCGAGCTGGGCGCGCAGCGGGAGCGCTGGACCACCTACTCCGAGGCGGCCACCGTTCTGGGCCTGTTCGAGCCGGCGGACCAGGTGGTGTTCGACGCCAATGCCGCCCAGCTGCCGCATGTGGAGCAGCGCCTGGTCGACAGCAACGCCGAGCTGCAGGAACAGCGCACGGCCCTGGACCGGCAACGTTCCGAATCAGCTGAGCAAGCCCTCGAATTCAAGGACGAGCTCAAGAGCCTGCTGAGCCGGCAAAACCTGCTGCCCAGTTGGCTGATCGCGCTGCGGCAGCGACTGTGCGCCGGAACCGGCATTGCCGAATCCGAGCTGCCGTTTGCCGGCGAGCTGCTCAAGGTCAGGGACTCCGAGGCCGCGTGGGAGGGCGCCGCCGAGCGCACCCTGCACGGCTTTGCACTGTCCCTGCTGGTCACGGGCCAGCACTACGGCCCCGTCAGCGACTGGGTCGATGCGAACAACCTGCGCGCCCGGCTGGTGTACCTGCGTGTCGGCGACAAGCCGTCACCGCGCCCCGCAGCCGCGGGCACCCTGGCTTCCAAGATCAGCATCAAGCCCGGCACTCCACTGCGGGAATTCCTGCTGGACGAGCTGGGCCGCCGCTTCGACCACCAGTGCTGCGACACCATGGCTGAATTTCGCCGCCACCCCAAGGCACTGACCATCAACGGCCAGCTCAAGAGTGGCGGCGGGCGTCACGAGAAGGACGACCGCAAGGCACTCAGCGACCGTTCCACCTACGTGCTGGGCTGGGACAACCACGACAAGATCGCCCGCCTGCGCTCCTCCATGGAACAGGCCGAGGGCCAGGCCAAGGCAGCCGTTGACGGCCTGTCCCGCATCGACACGCAGCTGGGCAGCCTGGGGCGCCAGCAGCGGCTCATCGGAACAGTGACCGCCGTCGGAAGCTTTGCCGAACTCAACTGGCAGGCAACCTCGCGCACCATGGAGGGCCTGAAGGAGGAAAAGGCCACACTCGAATCCTCCAGCGACGTGCTCCGCGAGCTCACCCGCCGCGAGGCGCTGGCGGCCGACAAGGTGGAGGCGGCCAACGGGCGGCTGCGGAAGCTGATGGAACGGATCGGGGCCAACGCAGCGGACATCAAGTCCATCAACGAGCAGATTGCGGACTGCCGCGAATCACTCGCCGAATTCCCCCTGACGCCCGACGCCGGGCTGCTGGCCGAGCTGGAAAAACTCACCGGGGCGGTGCTTGAGACGGGCGGCCTGACATACAAGAACACGGCCAAGGCGGAGAGCCGCGTGCGCGACCGGCTGACGGCCGCGATCGATGCGCTGAACAAGCAGGTGATCCGGTCCTCGGAGGCCACCATCAAGTTCATGGCCGATTTTCGCAACAAATACCCGGCAGAGACCACCGATCTTGACGCATCGCTGGAGGCTGCCGGGGAGTTCAACAGGATCCTGGCCCAGCTGGTGGAGAATGACCTGCCCCGCTTTGCCGAACGGTTCAAGGAATCGCTGACGCAAAACACCATCCATGAGATCGTGGCCTTCAATGCGTTCCTTGACGCCCGCAGACAGGACATCATCTCCCGAATCGATGAGATCAACGAGTCGCTGGCCCGGATCGAATACAACCCGGGCCGGCACATCCAGCTGGAGCCTCAGGCCACCACGGACCCGGAAGTGCGCGAGTTCGGCACGGACCTGAGAGCATGCTCGGAGGGGTCGATCGGGGCGCAGGAGCAGTATTCGGAACAGAAGTTCCTGCAGGTTGAGGCGCTCGTCGAGCGTTTCCGCGGCCGTGAGGGGCGCACCAACCTTGACGACCGCTGGACCGCAAAGGTCACTGATGTGCGCAACTGGTTCACGTTTTCCGCCTCGGAAAAATGGACGGAGACCGGCGAGGAGCACGAGCATTTCACCGACTCCGGCGGAAAGTCCGGCGGTCAAAAGGAGAAGCTGGCCTACACCATCCTGGCTGCCGCCCTGGCGTTCCAGTTTGGGATTGCGGCAGGGCCCGGCAACCAGCGGTCCTTCCGGTTCGTGGTCATTGACGAGGCCTTCGGGCGCGGCTCCGACGAGTCCGCGCGGTACGGGCTGGAGCTATTCAAGCGGTTGAAACTGCAGCTGCTGATCGTCACGCCGCTGCAGAAAATCCACGTCATTGAGCCGTTCGTTGCGAACGTGGGGTTTGTGGCCAATGAATCCGGCGCGGATTCGCAGCTGCGCAACATGACCATCCAGGAATACCGCGACGAACGGGAAAAGCGTGGCCGTTAA
- a CDS encoding 2-hydroxyacid dehydrogenase, which yields MAPRFLVTERIPAAGLDLLHDAGQVTLLPAVPSAGELRALCASGDYDVLLSRLGDCVDAELLAAARLRGVSNYAVGFNNIDVPAATARGILVGNTPGVLTDATADIAMLLILGTARRVIEADSLVRSGGFTGWTPELMVGADVSGQVLGLAGFGRIARATARRALAFGMGVVFSPRPPAERHVSDAELGEFAGKVRQLPWGDVAARADFLSIHVPLNESTHHLVDAAVLAAMKPTAFLINTARGPVVDEAALVQALRSGVIAGAGLDVYENEPALAPGLAELPNTVLLPHVGSATAPVRNKMAVLAARNAIAMAKGELPPHAVNPEAHRP from the coding sequence ATGGCACCGCGATTTTTGGTCACCGAACGCATTCCGGCCGCCGGCCTGGACTTGCTGCACGACGCCGGTCAGGTCACCTTGCTGCCCGCCGTCCCCTCCGCCGGTGAGCTGAGGGCGCTGTGCGCCAGCGGCGACTACGACGTCCTGCTCTCGCGGCTGGGCGACTGCGTGGATGCGGAGCTGCTGGCCGCGGCGAGGCTGCGCGGCGTCTCCAACTATGCGGTGGGGTTCAACAACATCGACGTGCCGGCGGCCACCGCCCGTGGGATCCTGGTGGGAAACACCCCGGGCGTGCTGACCGACGCCACGGCCGACATCGCCATGCTGCTCATTCTCGGCACGGCGCGCCGGGTCATCGAGGCTGACAGCCTGGTCCGCTCCGGCGGGTTCACGGGGTGGACGCCGGAACTGATGGTGGGGGCGGACGTGTCGGGACAGGTGCTGGGACTGGCGGGGTTCGGCCGGATCGCCCGCGCCACGGCCCGCCGGGCGTTGGCCTTTGGCATGGGCGTCGTCTTTTCGCCCAGGCCCCCGGCCGAAAGGCACGTGTCCGACGCCGAGCTGGGCGAGTTTGCGGGCAAGGTCCGGCAGCTGCCCTGGGGCGACGTCGCGGCCCGGGCGGATTTCCTCTCGATCCATGTGCCGCTCAACGAATCCACGCACCACCTGGTGGATGCCGCCGTGCTGGCGGCCATGAAGCCCACGGCCTTCCTCATCAACACGGCCCGCGGTCCGGTCGTTGACGAGGCGGCCCTGGTCCAGGCGCTTCGCAGCGGCGTGATCGCCGGGGCGGGGCTGGACGTCTACGAAAATGAACCCGCGCTGGCACCGGGCCTGGCCGAACTTCCCAACACGGTGCTGCTGCCGCACGTGGGCAGCGCGACGGCCCCCGTGCGGAACAAGATGGCCGTACTGGCGGCGCGGAACGCCATCGCGATGGCCAAGGGAGAGCTGCCCCCGCACGCCGTCAACCCCGAAGCCCACCGCCCCTAG
- a CDS encoding Wadjet anti-phage system protein JetD domain-containing protein, with product MAVKGSGRTAGSGTGSGTAARAGGLPAWSSPADVRAASLRSWNSGELLREVGAPTGLHPRRRPLKHPSATALRTHYAQAADWAALWDPAPQGCSVERVSIGASTIGANLLPAAVVFETAADEIAFLGLAREAARFADLARQVAGVDAGLAEWARARPLELLRNGENAVTAASVAVWLAENPAPGIYLRQLSLPGVHTKFVENHRRLIDGMLGVLAPDRELSGKNYARRHGFLAAPDRVRVRFLDPSTAPAAGLLDVELTAAGFAGLRLDVERIVTTENLVNFLALPHMPRTLAVFGGGYGFEGIRDAAWIRGVELLYWGDLDTHGFHILDQLRSHHPHVRSILMDEETLLVHRDFWVREGSPTRAALHHLSAEESRVYEGLVAGEFGPSVRLEQELLDWDWVLPRLR from the coding sequence GTGGCCGTTAAGGGTTCCGGCCGCACGGCCGGTTCGGGAACCGGCTCCGGGACAGCTGCCAGGGCGGGCGGACTGCCCGCGTGGTCATCGCCGGCGGATGTCCGTGCTGCCTCGCTGCGTTCGTGGAACAGCGGCGAACTGCTGCGCGAGGTGGGCGCACCCACAGGACTCCATCCCCGCCGTCGGCCATTGAAGCATCCCAGCGCCACCGCGCTGCGCACGCACTATGCCCAGGCTGCGGACTGGGCGGCGCTGTGGGATCCAGCGCCGCAAGGCTGTTCCGTGGAGCGTGTTTCAATCGGTGCCAGTACCATTGGGGCGAACCTGCTGCCGGCGGCCGTCGTGTTTGAAACTGCCGCGGACGAGATCGCGTTTCTGGGGCTGGCGCGAGAGGCCGCCCGCTTTGCCGACCTGGCGCGGCAGGTGGCCGGCGTTGATGCGGGTCTGGCGGAATGGGCCCGGGCTCGGCCGCTGGAGCTGCTCCGGAACGGCGAGAATGCGGTGACCGCGGCAAGCGTGGCCGTTTGGCTCGCGGAAAATCCGGCACCCGGTATTTACCTGCGGCAGTTGTCGCTGCCCGGCGTGCACACCAAGTTCGTGGAGAACCACCGGAGGCTCATTGACGGGATGCTCGGCGTGTTGGCTCCAGACCGCGAACTGTCCGGCAAGAACTACGCGCGGCGGCACGGCTTCCTCGCCGCGCCGGACCGGGTGCGCGTGCGTTTCCTGGACCCTTCCACCGCGCCGGCCGCCGGATTGCTGGACGTGGAGCTGACAGCGGCGGGGTTCGCCGGGCTGCGCCTGGATGTGGAGCGGATCGTCACCACGGAAAACCTGGTCAACTTCCTGGCCCTGCCGCACATGCCCCGGACGCTGGCCGTGTTTGGCGGAGGCTACGGCTTTGAGGGGATCCGGGATGCGGCGTGGATCCGCGGAGTGGAGCTGCTGTACTGGGGCGACCTCGACACCCACGGATTCCACATCCTGGACCAGCTGCGCTCACACCATCCGCACGTGCGCAGCATCCTCATGGACGAGGAAACCCTTCTGGTCCACAGGGACTTTTGGGTCCGAGAGGGCTCCCCGACCCGCGCGGCGCTGCACCACCTGTCCGCCGAGGAGTCCCGCGTGTACGAGGGTCTTGTGGCAGGCGAGTTTGGCCCTTCCGTCCGCCTGGAACAGGAATTGCTGGACTGGGACTGGGTGCTCCCCCGCCTGCGCTGA
- a CDS encoding helix-turn-helix domain-containing protein, which yields MDVRELGSALRARRRALNLTQSETADLADVSTRVLSDLENGRETVRLDILTAVAGALGMSLNLQVNTP from the coding sequence TTGGACGTTCGTGAATTGGGATCGGCCCTGCGAGCCCGTCGCCGCGCACTGAACCTGACCCAAAGCGAAACGGCAGACCTCGCCGACGTCTCCACCCGCGTACTCAGCGACCTGGAAAACGGGCGGGAAACAGTCCGGCTGGACATTCTCACCGCCGTTGCAGGAGCCCTGGGCATGAGCCTGAACCTGCAGGTGAACACACCATGA
- a CDS encoding CynX/NimT family MFS transporter, with protein MNNFLQKRPWTGRIGALLGILVMALSLRTAVSVVPPLLGELTGELGFDATTTGLLAMLPPLVFAIFGLVTPALIRRFGLEKALVAAVVLAIAGQLGRAATDSVWPFLALTALVMAGYGIGNVVLPPLVKKYFPDRVGVVTAGYVTLLAVGTAISPQLAVPVAEASSWRVSVGLWASVSFLVLLPWITQFARDRRLDAGTGRGQAGSPGAGPAGAAGAAGAPGVPAPEARLRPWRSPVAWGLAIFLAGNSAQTYVYFTWLPPYLSGQGLDAATAGTALAYFAILGLPVSLLVPLWVPRMKNPILAISLFALCWAAGHLGLYLSPLDGTWLWVTFAGLGQGTFATALLMVNLRSRTTHGSSVLSGFSQGIGYAGAGIAPLFFGTIHDATGSWTASFAMLGVCIAVMMTGAVMINAKRYIEDSAEQPVAAAPAERAVDLKE; from the coding sequence GTGAACAATTTTCTGCAGAAGCGTCCGTGGACGGGCCGCATTGGCGCCCTGCTGGGCATCTTGGTCATGGCCCTGAGCCTGCGCACTGCCGTCTCCGTGGTGCCGCCGCTGCTGGGCGAGCTGACCGGGGAACTTGGCTTCGACGCCACCACCACGGGCCTGCTGGCCATGCTGCCGCCGCTTGTTTTCGCCATCTTCGGTCTCGTCACGCCGGCGCTGATCCGCCGCTTCGGCCTCGAAAAGGCGCTGGTGGCCGCCGTCGTGCTGGCCATTGCCGGGCAGCTGGGCCGGGCCGCCACCGACTCCGTGTGGCCCTTCCTGGCCCTGACCGCGCTGGTCATGGCCGGCTACGGGATCGGCAACGTGGTGCTGCCGCCGCTCGTCAAGAAGTACTTCCCCGACCGGGTCGGCGTGGTGACGGCCGGCTACGTGACGCTGCTGGCCGTGGGCACGGCGATCAGCCCGCAGCTGGCGGTCCCCGTGGCCGAGGCAAGCAGCTGGCGCGTGTCCGTCGGGCTGTGGGCATCCGTCAGCTTCCTGGTCCTGCTGCCGTGGATCACCCAGTTTGCCCGGGACCGCAGGCTCGACGCCGGAACCGGCCGCGGGCAGGCTGGTTCCCCGGGTGCCGGGCCCGCTGGTGCGGCGGGAGCAGCCGGAGCGCCCGGCGTGCCCGCCCCGGAGGCCCGCCTGCGTCCGTGGCGGTCCCCGGTGGCGTGGGGGCTGGCGATCTTCCTGGCCGGGAACTCCGCCCAGACCTACGTGTACTTCACGTGGCTTCCGCCCTACCTGTCGGGGCAGGGCCTGGACGCCGCAACGGCCGGGACCGCGCTGGCGTATTTTGCCATCCTGGGCCTGCCGGTCAGCCTGCTCGTGCCGCTGTGGGTGCCGCGCATGAAGAACCCGATCCTGGCCATCAGCCTGTTCGCCCTCTGCTGGGCTGCCGGGCACCTGGGACTGTATCTCTCGCCGCTGGACGGGACCTGGCTGTGGGTGACGTTCGCCGGGCTGGGACAGGGCACCTTCGCCACGGCCCTGCTCATGGTGAACCTGCGCTCGCGGACAACCCACGGCTCCTCGGTGCTGTCCGGCTTCAGCCAGGGGATCGGCTATGCCGGCGCCGGCATAGCCCCGCTGTTCTTCGGCACCATCCACGACGCCACCGGATCCTGGACCGCATCCTTCGCCATGCTGGGCGTGTGCATCGCGGTCATGATGACCGGCGCCGTCATGATCAACGCGAAGCGGTACATTGAAGATTCGGCCGAGCAGCCCGTTGCTGCCGCCCCCGCGGAACGCGCCGTCGACCTCAAGGAGTAA
- a CDS encoding DUF4194 domain-containing protein: MSYADHLQDTLDAPEPADRTPDGLPLVVTKLFKGVVYRDADEKLWQRLMERSAQARDYVAVLGLELVLDDAEGFAFLRSSPDADPELPRLIPRRQLTFHVSLLLALLRARLAEFDQQNSETRLIMTAAQIGDMVSVFLPESSNEARILDQLAGNIKKVVELGFLRKLRGQEGSYEVARILKAYVDAQWLEEFDARLADYRAELEGRPGNKGGPSAVGHGQKSEEAATA; the protein is encoded by the coding sequence ATGAGCTACGCCGACCACCTGCAGGACACCCTCGACGCCCCGGAGCCGGCGGACCGCACCCCGGACGGCCTGCCCCTGGTGGTCACCAAGCTGTTCAAGGGCGTGGTGTACCGCGACGCGGATGAGAAACTGTGGCAGCGGCTCATGGAACGCTCCGCCCAGGCCCGCGACTACGTGGCCGTGCTGGGCCTGGAACTGGTGCTCGACGACGCCGAAGGCTTTGCGTTCCTGCGCTCCTCCCCGGATGCGGACCCCGAGCTGCCCCGGCTCATCCCGCGCCGCCAGCTCACCTTCCACGTCAGCCTGTTGCTGGCCCTGCTGCGCGCCCGGCTGGCCGAGTTTGACCAGCAAAACAGTGAAACCCGGCTCATCATGACGGCGGCCCAGATCGGCGACATGGTCTCCGTCTTCCTCCCTGAATCCAGCAACGAAGCCCGCATCCTTGACCAGCTGGCCGGCAACATCAAGAAAGTGGTGGAGCTCGGCTTCCTGCGCAAGCTCCGCGGCCAGGAGGGCAGCTACGAGGTGGCCCGCATCCTGAAGGCGTACGTCGATGCGCAGTGGCTGGAGGAATTCGACGCCCGCCTCGCCGACTACCGGGCCGAGCTGGAAGGCCGGCCGGGAAACAAGGGCGGGCCATCCGCCGTCGGACATGGGCAAAAGAGTGAAGAGGCGGCCACGGCATGA
- a CDS encoding DUF5129 domain-containing protein → MKKLLAALALATMALLGVAPAATASAPPTDIVVEDGAGILYQPQLLAAVQDTRFHEPTKVAIVTIAGQAGTDKLNSDVLELARSQHPEWITSDGQKWADGLFIMAVDPIARKVGTYMGEDRKVSLSKQEAIQEATKDLFREAQWTDGTIAGVKKAAKLMNQPWYQSAGFIIFSSIAGGIAALGFGTRAIIRANNRSKAAANLKRGDAGFASVSLDLPVTELNAKTIPASSTYGALVLEKYRNFSTLYAEANGLNQQSHAFSKKDLSKAANVKVTGQYADLAEELDRLDDVIADTNTLLNKYQGWGAAWDRQTESLADDMARLPELLSQAEAQGLPSTAALASFQAQRTQGLQRLSADVQAGAITPDAALDELRNIHVELTNLLAQHSEAMINLYAKTGSERSSMQKAMDRSRRDDIDRRPATILGSVSAWNMFYPVHAFNTGYISGRSAVDTARTSASSGGSSTGYGSSGGSFSGSGSSSSF, encoded by the coding sequence ATGAAGAAACTCTTGGCAGCACTGGCCCTTGCAACCATGGCACTCTTGGGCGTGGCCCCGGCAGCCACGGCATCCGCCCCGCCAACTGACATTGTCGTCGAAGACGGCGCCGGCATCCTGTACCAGCCCCAGCTGCTGGCGGCCGTGCAGGACACCAGGTTCCACGAGCCCACGAAGGTCGCCATCGTGACGATCGCGGGCCAGGCCGGCACCGACAAGCTCAATTCCGATGTCCTCGAGCTCGCCCGCTCACAGCACCCGGAATGGATCACTTCGGACGGACAGAAGTGGGCCGACGGGCTGTTCATCATGGCCGTGGACCCCATCGCCCGCAAGGTTGGCACCTACATGGGCGAGGACCGGAAGGTGTCGCTGTCGAAGCAGGAGGCCATCCAGGAGGCCACGAAGGACCTCTTCCGTGAGGCCCAGTGGACCGACGGCACCATCGCGGGCGTCAAGAAGGCCGCGAAGCTGATGAACCAGCCTTGGTACCAGTCGGCAGGATTCATCATCTTCTCAAGTATTGCCGGCGGGATCGCCGCCCTCGGCTTCGGCACCCGGGCCATAATCCGGGCAAACAACCGGAGCAAGGCCGCCGCGAACCTCAAGCGCGGGGACGCCGGCTTCGCCAGTGTCAGCCTGGACCTTCCCGTCACGGAGCTGAACGCCAAGACCATCCCGGCGTCATCCACCTATGGCGCACTGGTGCTGGAAAAGTACCGCAATTTCAGCACCCTGTACGCCGAGGCCAACGGCCTGAACCAGCAGTCGCACGCGTTCAGCAAGAAGGACCTTTCCAAGGCGGCCAACGTCAAGGTGACGGGCCAGTATGCCGACCTTGCGGAGGAGCTTGACCGCCTCGACGACGTCATCGCGGACACCAACACGCTGCTAAACAAGTACCAGGGCTGGGGCGCCGCATGGGACAGGCAGACGGAATCGCTGGCAGACGACATGGCACGCCTGCCGGAACTGCTGTCCCAGGCCGAGGCCCAGGGCCTGCCCAGCACCGCGGCGTTGGCGTCCTTCCAGGCCCAGCGGACGCAGGGGCTGCAGCGGCTGTCCGCCGACGTCCAGGCCGGGGCCATCACCCCCGACGCGGCCCTGGACGAGCTGCGGAACATCCACGTGGAGCTGACAAACCTCCTGGCGCAGCATTCGGAGGCCATGATCAACCTCTACGCCAAGACCGGCTCCGAACGCTCCTCCATGCAAAAAGCCATGGACCGCAGCCGGCGCGACGACATCGACCGCCGCCCCGCAACCATCCTCGGTTCCGTCTCCGCCTGGAACATGTTCTACCCCGTGCATGCCTTCAACACCGGCTACATCAGCGGGCGGTCCGCCGTGGACACCGCACGCACGTCCGCCAGTTCGGGCGGCAGCAGCACCGGCTACGGTTCCAGCGGGGGCAGCTTCTCCGGTTCCGGCAGCTCCTCAAGCTTCTAG
- a CDS encoding DUF3375 domain-containing protein produces MDYFSINALREGHAGWSLLRAQNAPLALAFFMAAFTGPNQRNLGRQDLIDALDDVLFALRDSLGEDKFPRSAGEYLDDWAEPGRAWLRKFYTDGQDEPVYDLTASTADVIHWVESLRGRDFVPTQSRLSSIFNLLKTLVHGSETDPEARLDELQRQRDDIDAQMEQIRSGDIPVMSGPEAVDHFHQLTTSAKELLSDFREVEANFRKLDRSLREQISLWEGGQGDLLETIFSSQQDISGSLQGRTFQGFWDYLMSPALRTELHELLERATRIEALATQDGLAQITSMQKDWLPAVEQTQSTVRQLSAQIRRLLDDKVFLENKRIMALIRNIESGAVAVRGTPPTGPFAELAGHDVPVALPFERPLYEPSRSTPIDDSVGVSEDLGVDANALFNQFYVDTARLEANIDAVLDGAEQATLADIADAFPLSQGLAEIVSYFQLATESPTATIDPHAAQTLSWTLPDGSLREATVEKVIFVRPS; encoded by the coding sequence GTGGACTATTTTTCAATCAATGCCCTGCGTGAGGGCCACGCGGGGTGGTCGCTGCTCCGCGCCCAAAACGCTCCCCTGGCACTGGCGTTCTTCATGGCCGCATTCACGGGCCCCAACCAGCGAAACCTGGGCCGCCAGGACCTCATCGACGCCCTGGACGATGTCCTCTTCGCACTGCGGGATTCCCTCGGGGAGGACAAGTTTCCTCGCAGCGCCGGGGAGTACCTGGACGACTGGGCCGAGCCGGGCAGGGCGTGGCTGCGCAAGTTCTACACCGACGGCCAGGACGAGCCCGTCTACGACCTCACCGCCTCCACCGCGGACGTCATCCACTGGGTGGAATCATTGCGCGGACGTGACTTTGTGCCCACACAGTCCAGGCTCTCCAGCATCTTCAACCTCCTCAAGACCCTCGTCCACGGATCCGAAACGGACCCTGAGGCCAGGCTGGATGAACTGCAGCGCCAGCGCGACGACATCGACGCGCAGATGGAGCAGATCCGCTCCGGCGACATCCCGGTCATGAGCGGCCCCGAGGCCGTGGACCACTTCCACCAGCTCACCACCTCGGCCAAGGAGCTGCTCTCCGACTTCCGCGAGGTCGAGGCCAACTTCCGCAAGCTGGACCGCAGCCTTCGCGAGCAGATCTCCCTGTGGGAGGGCGGCCAGGGCGATCTTCTCGAGACCATCTTCTCGTCCCAGCAGGACATCAGCGGCTCACTCCAGGGGCGCACCTTCCAGGGATTTTGGGACTATCTCATGTCCCCCGCTCTGCGCACGGAATTGCATGAACTCCTGGAGCGGGCCACCCGGATCGAAGCACTTGCCACGCAGGACGGCCTGGCGCAGATCACGTCCATGCAAAAGGATTGGCTGCCCGCCGTGGAACAGACCCAGTCCACCGTCCGCCAGCTCTCCGCCCAGATCCGGCGCCTGCTCGATGACAAGGTGTTCCTGGAAAACAAGCGCATCATGGCCCTGATCCGCAACATTGAATCCGGCGCCGTCGCGGTCCGGGGCACCCCGCCCACAGGCCCCTTTGCCGAGCTTGCCGGCCATGACGTCCCCGTGGCCCTGCCTTTTGAGCGTCCACTCTATGAACCCAGCCGGTCCACCCCCATCGATGATTCCGTGGGTGTCTCCGAGGACCTCGGCGTGGATGCCAACGCCCTCTTCAACCAGTTCTACGTTGACACGGCACGCCTGGAGGCCAACATCGACGCCGTTCTCGACGGCGCGGAACAGGCCACCCTGGCGGACATCGCCGATGCCTTCCCGCTCAGCCAGGGACTTGCGGAAATTGTCAGTTACTTCCAGCTCGCCACCGAATCCCCCACGGCAACCATCGACCCGCACGCCGCCCAAACCCTTTCCTGGACGCTCCCCGACGGCAGCCTCCGCGAAGCCACCGTTGAAAAAGTCATCTTTGTGAGGCCCTCATGA